The Nitrospirae bacterium CG2_30_53_67 genome window below encodes:
- a CDS encoding peptide ABC transporter permease, protein MKTNRPYAGIFMRRFRKNKLAMAGSMIILFLFCLALFSPYISRYDPSKIDVGQILIPPNTRHWMGTDESGRDVMSRMIYGARISMLVGFVAVGITTLIGIFFGAIAGYYGGKIDAVIMRFVDIMLCFPTFFLILAVIAVLEPSLRNIMIVIGVTSWMGVARLVRAEFLSLKEQEFVQAARAFGASDFRIIFRHLLPNAMAPVLISATFGIAGAILTESALSFFGLGVQPPTPSWGNILSSGYKYIDFAHWLSIFPGLAILITALGYNLLGEGLRDALDPRLKGS, encoded by the coding sequence ATGAAAACAAACCGGCCGTACGCCGGGATCTTCATGCGCCGCTTCAGAAAGAATAAGCTTGCCATGGCCGGTTCCATGATCATCCTGTTCCTTTTCTGTCTGGCCCTGTTCTCGCCTTATATCAGCCGCTATGATCCGTCCAAGATCGATGTCGGGCAGATCCTGATCCCGCCCAATACCCGGCATTGGATGGGAACCGACGAGTCCGGACGGGATGTCATGAGCCGGATGATCTACGGGGCGCGCATCTCCATGCTGGTCGGCTTCGTGGCCGTGGGGATCACCACCCTGATCGGGATCTTTTTCGGCGCCATTGCAGGATATTACGGAGGGAAGATTGATGCCGTCATCATGCGCTTCGTGGACATCATGCTCTGTTTCCCCACTTTTTTTCTCATCCTCGCCGTCATCGCCGTCCTGGAACCGAGCCTCCGAAATATCATGATCGTCATCGGCGTCACCAGCTGGATGGGCGTGGCCAGGCTGGTCCGGGCGGAATTCCTCTCTCTCAAGGAACAGGAGTTCGTCCAGGCCGCCCGAGCCTTCGGCGCCTCGGATTTCAGAATCATCTTCCGCCACCTCCTCCCCAACGCCATGGCCCCGGTGCTGATCTCCGCAACGTTCGGGATCGCCGGCGCCATCCTGACGGAATCCGCCTTGAGTTTCTTCGGGCTCGGCGTCCAGCCGCCGACGCCGAGCTGGGGGAATATCCTGAGTTCCGGATACAAATATATTGATTTCGCCCACTGGCTCTCCATTTTTCCGGGGCTGGCCATCCTGATCACCGCTCTCGGCTACAACCTCCTGGGCGAAGGGCTCAGGGATGCCCTGGACCCCCGTCTGAAAGGGTCTTAG